ATCTTCCTTTTGTCTATCAAACTTGGTTCTAATCGCCGCCATAAtctccttaaaaaaaaaaaaaatgaaaacttcagTCTCAACTCATGAGAAATGAACATAAGCAGAGAGAATAGTAACTAACCTCCATGTGACCAACAGCTCGAGATCTCCACACGGGGAAAGGCCTTACACCTTTGGAGTTGAGTTCATGAGAGAAGCTCTTGATGTCATGAGGTTTCTTCTTACGTCCACTTGTGACACGCAAGATGGCTTGAAAACGTGGAGAATGCGTTTCCTTCGCAAGACCAACATGAGAAGTCTGCATTGATAATATAACAAGAGAAAACAATCTCATCAAATCAAATGACCTAAAAGCAATTAGAAAACGTGAAAAAAGAGAACAATCATTCACCTCTATCCCTGGATTGGTGTTTACAGGCACGCGCAGAGATTTTGATTGGGTCCATTGAACTTTCTTTCCTATAAGCAACAAATCATCATTAGGATCATCATCGCCTCTCTGAATTTCCAAAATTCGATTTACCTTGATCGGGTTGATGAGGAGGAATCGGCCATCTGGCACGCGCATCGGCGCGAGCATCAGCAGCCCCAACCCTAGGCTTCTCCTGAACCGAAGGCGTGGCTGACGAAAATCCCAAAGGAGACGGAGCCGGAGATGATTTCGTTCTGATGTGATTTAGACCTAAGGAAGAAGGAGCAAGCATTTCGGGAGAATCGCAATCGCGGCTCGTGGTTGAACCTTCCGCAGCTTCATCGTCTTCCTTCTCCAACCCCGATTGGCGGGAAGGATTCTCAGGGATCTTCTCCAGGTGTTTCACGGTGGTCAATTGCGGATCCCGATTATGCTCATGCGACTGTTCCGTCGTAGACATCGGCCACATTCGTTATAGGGATCGATTTATCTGAATACCTTTTTAGATGATTAATTTGATTTTCATATTTACATAACCAAAAGGTTAACACAGAGAAGCGgttgcgagagagagagagagatacaagGAAGAGAGAGACTGAGGTTTTCGCGGGAAGTGTGGGACTCGGTTTTTTCTTTTACTAGTTAGATGCAAATCCGCTCAATTCGTATGAGtctcttatatttatataaataataataataatcataatcataatcataatatttttttctttattaaatgaagattaatttgattatagttgattttctaaattaattttgattatagTGGATTTTGTGGGAATATCTAGAATTTTCTAATTATTCTAAAAAGATTGTGACATAATATTTCAGACACTAGAAACtcaaatattaatttgattatataCTTCTTTGAATATTCATGTGTCGATATCGAACAACGTGCTTCCAACAAATACATGTCTTCCCCAGTTCTTGAAACGGAAAATCACCCAATcttatagttttttaaaaaataaaaaattagcaTTTCATGATGTTTTCTTCAGGGTTGACAAAAAACACACGGTACTAAGATATTTTTTGTTAGAACTAGAAatgtacattttatttttagttacgCACGTTGATACTGTACGTAATATTATTAAACAAAGTTAACAAGTTATTAAATACGACGAATATCCAGGTGACTGGGCCCGAAGTGAAATACATATAAGCCCATATAAGTTTGTTTGTTGATCAAGGAGAGAGATAACAAGATGAGCAAAATCTAACTtccaagtatatttaacaaagCACACGAACTTTGAAGAAGACAGAGACGACTGTTTTAACATAAGAAACAACTCCGTTTTAGAGTTAATACATTTGTGGACAGATTAGTGATCTTTGGTCTCACTTTCATGAACCATCTCTTCAGCATCATCAAACCTCTGATCATTGATCTGGAGCTGCAGTGTGAGTATAAATAAGCGTCAATGAAATTAGCTAAACATAAACAAACAAGTGAATAGATTAGGTGAAATCAGGTTTTTGATTTACCTCGAGCATAGGCTGAGCAAGACCCCCTTCATCTCCAATGGAGAGACCAATTACACTAGTCGGGCTCTGAGATATTGGCCATTCGCCGTCTTCTTCCGCTGAACAACACAGAAAACAAATGTCGACATACAACCATGATGATAATCAAATCTTAAGATTGGTCTCAGCGTATAAAAAGAAGCATTACCCCCTCCACCAACAACCATCTGATCAGCACTAAACACCCAGTTATGttcgccttcttcttcttcttcttcttctgatgaaAAAGATACAATGAAACGagaaagtaacaaaaaaaatagcatATAAACGAAAGTAGCAAGGTTGTATCTTTACGTTCAATTGGTTCTGGATTGAGCTCAGCACATTCACAGAACACATCAAACAGAGTATCCACTGTCAAAGACAAGAACAAAAGTTAGCATCTGAGACTCTTGTGAACTACGTTCTAACCGATTCAAATTAGCACTTAGGAATTGCTACATTAAAACTCACAATGGGTAGAGTCAGAAGGAACAAGCCTCATCTCTCTGATCTTAGACAAGTCCAAAGCTCCGGTGGATTGAGTATCAGactcatcttcttcatcctcatcatcttcaacttCAATCTTTAAAACACAGAACCACAAACTCAGACAACTAAATGCAAACATCGAACCGTAACAAGCACTCAAATCCCACAGATACACTAAGTAAGGTAACAAAAAGGTGGTCAGTACCTGAGTATATATACAAGGAGATGAATAAGCCTCTGGATCTCTAGACACTGCGTGAAGCGATATCGATAAGAAATCGACGGCGTAACCTTTCGCCATGTCTACGTCACTCAGCCAAATCAATTTcctgaccaaaaaaaaacaatgtatcCAACACACTATTATAATCTCCATCTCAGAAGAAGGTTCCAAACGAGAAGGATGGATTTGAGTAATCTATCACCTGGAAGTGATGTAGAGAGTTCCGGGAGACTCGAGGGATCCATTCCCGAGAGCGACGGCCACGGAGGGCTGCACGCGCATAAGTTCCTCACCGTTAGATTCGTCCAGAACCGGTGTTCCGGAGCCGTTTCCGGTTCTGTGCGCGAACTCTCTTAGACCAACCACCATCGTTTCCGATCACTGAAATTCTGGTAGGGTTTCATCCTCCTCCTGTTGAGTCATGAAGAACGTTATTTGGGCTTTTGATATAATGGGCTTCGTTAGAAAATGGTATGTGGTCCATTTCATTAAACTCACTGAACTTGGTTTTGAGTTTTCATCGTTCCCACTAAATGTTGATGCAAACTAGTTTCTGGCTTtgctcagaaaaaaaaaaacaaacaaactagTTTATGGCTACATCCTGCATCCAtgttatcataatttttttttagctttcACATATATTGAGACGCGTATTAAATTTTGTGTAATACATCGATATCTAACTTATTATGGAAATGTCATTTTCTTGTACAGTAGGATGTGGATAAGGGAAATGGCCGGGGGTGGTCATGGGGATATGGCAAGCTCATGGGTCGTTCGTGATTCATTGTTGTCTTGCACATTGTGACAATGCATGCATTAATGAATGGATCATTGTcaatatatctttttgaaaataaCATATACTTAATGCAATGACTAATTCAAAGAAGAAAATCTTGAATGCCTCCTAGTTTGTGTACATGCCTTATTATTACTAACCATAACTTCTTAAATGTAGATTGATGAGAATTTAAACCCCATATCTTGAAAACGTACTATCCTTTAAGCCTTGAGCATATATTTGAGTCAACTGAAATAAGAATCAAAAgtataccaaataaaattcacacACCttgattatatacatatatatatatatatatatgtgtgtgtatacgctaatacacatatatacatatatagtataGGCCATAAACTAGTCACATCTCTCGCCCAAGTTTGGCGGACTCAATGGCACCCTTCCTTCATCTTATATAGAAGATATATAGTTACGATCCTTGAGTTTAATGGAGACACAACTAGTAATATTGATATTGGCAGGAGAAGGATAAGACTCAAGAGAACCCTCCATGGCTCTTGATATCTATTTTGAAGATACTGTACAAGAAAGATATAACTTGCATAGATAAATAATACATCTTTCTTGATAATATAATTTCATTGTTTTAGTCTCAGATGCCGGCATCTTTTCTCGTGCATGTGCATTATTGAATAGTTTATTTGCTAAACATCCAAAATCTGAAGAATCACACTGTATGTACCTGTGCTCACGAAATAAAGtccaaaatgaaaagaaattaaaaacgaaACACATCTCTTCATATTCACacatacaaaaagaaaagaaaatgaaacacaTATTTTCTGTTCATACAAACATAACACTCCAATACTAATCCAAACTCTTTTTAATTACTTATACAAAATAACTAATCTTCTTACTACTCCACTCGTCTGAACCATTACAGAGGTGATTTTTGCTTTAAAGTACCCAATGATatctaaatgtttaattaagcTCCAATAATGGCTTCTCCTCGTGGAGCCCTAACTCTAAACACATGCTCCTCTCCTGTGCACTTATCAACTTTCACCACCCAGTTACTCTTTCTCACGTGGTCATGGTGATGATGATAACCATTGTTCTTTTTCATCGTCTTCTGGTTATAACTACCATTATCGTTAACCCTCGTCACCAGCAACCCTTCACCTATAGGTAAAAACTGCGTTTTCCTCCCATCGCTAAATCTCCAAGATCCTCTCGAAAACGCGTTATAACCCACCACAACGGCCACACCGCTTCCACCGCCGGTTCTTGCGTTTTCTTCATGGTTATTAACTATCTTTCTAACAATATCTTGGTGGTTCTTGAGATTACAATCGACGAGAACGAAATCTGCTTCTCCAAAATGATCATTAATTAGAGTGTTGTCGTTAGATTCTCCAACCACGAATTGTATCTGATGAATCTCTGATGGTTCCAACATTTTCTTGGATATGATTAGTTCTTCTATGCCACGTAAGACGCATACCACTTGACCGCGCGTTTGATTAGCCGCAGCGATTAGGGCAACGACTATGTCAGCATTTGCTGCACCGGCACAAGCCACGACGATCTTTCTTGCGTTATTTCCGGCGGCTAGAGCCGATATGAACTCAGCCACGTTTGGTTCTTTTGTTCTTTGATCCTGCAAAATGGatatacatatgtcaaaatgTGACATTAATACTAGGTAGACAATAGTTATCTTTATAGCATCGATCcatatcatatttttcaaaacacTAATTAATTAATGAATCATAAGATATCTTCtaatttattcaaatatataaaataaataaattcttaCCTGTTTCAATGTAGTAAGGTAGGCTTTAGTAGCATTTTCAGCAGACCAAAAAgccattttgtttttgttgatttGAGAAAATCTTAGAAAGAAAATCTGAGTTCTCTCAGTCTCTTGCTTAGAAAGTTTTAAAGTGGTTGATGatggtttttggttttaggAGTTAAAGgtctttatttatatattggGAGATTTGTGAAAGGGACAAGATTCAAACAGGTCCAGTTTCATGAATCTTTTCTCTTAGCTATAAATATATGGAGAAGAGAAAATAATTTTGGTCAAGTTGTAACAGTATTCAACATGCGTGTAtacaatatggtttggtattatatgatatacatatgtatatatatcaaaaagCATATTGTCTCATTGTCGAGGGACTAGTCAGCTATTGTCATTGTTAATGTTCCTCTGCTCCTTATGATCTCTAAATTGAATTAGACTATGTTCAAGGGTTGTTGTTAATGGAATTAGACTATATATGTTCaatatggtatatatatatggccTTTAATACCCACTTAGCAATGTGCCTCCCATAATTGATTGGCAAAATATACGTGAATTAGGGAAAAGAAACCACATGTATTGTACTAATGATTTTGCAGATCATAGTAATGTTTGTTCTAAGTATAAACATTTTACACGGAAAAACATTGGAActtaaacaaatacaaacatGAATACTCTAGAAAGCATTCATGGCTTGAATGTAGGTCAACATAGTCTGGATGTTCGAACTTGTATACATGCATGCATCTTTAGGAATAcaaacattaatatttatataatttacttaaATTTACATGTATAGATAGTTTCAACGACTATTACCCAAATATGAGTAGATAATTAACTGATtaattagaaagaaaaataaattttgaattataaGAATCAATGAGCTGTAATGTCTAGTGCAGCAGGGGCAATGGACATCTCAATGagactaaatatatatatagaataaatcattttaaaatgtaGTGCAACAAAGAAGTGAATTAAGATTTGATACACATCGTAGGACATAGAGAACATGGGTCCATGTTTATTCTGGCAACAGGCCTGCAGATTTTCTTACAAGATTAGATTCttgatttcataaaattaagTAATTAGAACGTACGGTTTTgattaattgatatatatatatatatatatgtgtgtgtacaTATACTAAGTTCTTGATTGTACAAGCTAGTGACCGTCCTGATCTCTCGTACGGGTTTCCATGAAGCTTCATATACACTTAATCTAACTATGCATTACAAATGTTAACTAAGAGAAAGTAAATTAATGTTAAGCTACATATACTGCTGAAACATATAcctacataatataaaatatcaaatggATACAAATTTTCTTGTTGTAGAAACCATCCTAATCGAATTTTCGTggatatatatttgataaaagGAATTTATACGTACTTTAAGTTGATATATCAAAGTGGTGATTGCTACTAATGAATGCGGTATAAAAAAATAATCGTAAAGGATGCGTTTGAATCCAAAGGCACAAAGAGCCATACTGCCATAGTGTCCCATGCTGATAGATACGATTCAGAAAGAATGCTGGAAGAGTTTTGGGTTTATCAGAGACATGTTCTTGCAATTGATGAAGATCTTTCAATGTATAATGTTTTCTTCCACTTGAACTAGTTTCATGCATCTGTCATTATTATTGCTTTATGTACGTTCCTTATCAAGATAAGGGTATTGATTTGCCATACCGAACTGGTCCAAAGATCCAAAAAGATTTTGATCTGGTTTAAACTTTATTTAGTATAAAtgtgttttacaaaaaatatatcttatatacaATAAAACAGACTTGTATCTTTCCTTATTAAGCCACAGAGATAGGGCTTTTCGCGACACGTCAGCATTCTCTTCCTGTAATATCACGAGTTCAATGGGCCACGCTTAGGTTAGTGTTTAGATGATAAAAGCCCAATGTAATATTTCTCCTTCTCGGCGGTGGTCATCTGCTTGAAACTCCTAAACTCCACCGGCTCTGACGTAACTGAGGCGTAACGTTGTAACGTTTTTTATATTCATTGAAACTAGCATTAAGATTCACCTTTAACTCTCTTATTAAAGCTCTTCCACGGGTCGATTTAAGTTACCATTTCCTAATTTTCATCACTAATCCTTAATTTGTTCAATTATAAACGGGTTGCATAATACTCAGAATCTCACTCTTCACCAGATCCAACCCTTCTGATTCATTACCCATACGGTAGTAACGCATCTTCTGCGTTTTTGGGAAGTATGAAATTGTTTAAACTTTGTATTCCATATCTGCCTGCTGACGTAGGTTTACCTTTTTTTCTAAACGAATTTGTTCTGTAGTTCTTTTATTTCTCTGAAGttcaattaaatttttgtttttttttctcctgcTGAACCTCCATCTTTCTCAGGAGACGAAGAGTACCATAACAATATGTGGGGCCATACACGGATGCCTACCCTTCTGCGGTCTACTCAAACCAGTATGACCTAAGCAGATTCCATGTTGCACAACAGAGAGGATATGGTGTAGCCTCAGAATATTTCCCGGAGAAAGAAAAGTATTTACGATCCAACTCATGGGATTTGCTTTTGGAGAGCCCTCTAGCGAGTAGCCTAACCGATaatgatttttcttaaaatggTAGTCGTATATCTGCTTATAACATATCTTTTTGTAAATCATGTTGTTAGTTTGGTTCAAAGATGCTTATGGCACTCAACTGGAAACTTGGTGAAAAA
The window above is part of the Brassica napus cultivar Da-Ae chromosome C3, Da-Ae, whole genome shotgun sequence genome. Proteins encoded here:
- the LOC106347209 gene encoding chloride conductance regulatory protein ICln-like isoform X1, whose amino-acid sequence is MVVGLREFAHRTGNGSGTPVLDESNGEELMRVQPSVAVALGNGSLESPGTLYITSRKLIWLSDVDMAKGYAVDFLSISLHAVSRDPEAYSSPCIYTQIEVEDDEDEEDESDTQSTGALDLSKIREMRLVPSDSTHLDTLFDVFCECAELNPEPIEQEEEEEEGEHNWVFSADQMVVGGGAEEDGEWPISQSPTSVIGLSIGDEGGLAQPMLELQINDQRFDDAEEMVHESETKDH
- the LOC106347209 gene encoding chloride conductance regulatory protein ICln-like isoform X3, with amino-acid sequence MVVGLREFAHRTGNGSGTPVLDESNGEELMRVQPSVAVALGNGSLESPGTLYITSRKLIWLSDVDMAKGYAVDFLSISLHAVSRDPEAYSSPCIYTQIEVEDDEDEEDESDTQSTGALDLSKIREMRLVPSDSTHLDTLFDVFCECAELNPEPIEQEEEEGEHNWVFSADQMVVGGGAEEDGEWPISQSPTSVIGLSIGDEGGLAQPMLELQINDQRFDDAEEMVHESETKDH
- the LOC106347209 gene encoding chloride conductance regulatory protein ICln-like isoform X4, giving the protein MVVGLREFAHRTGNGSGTPVLDESNGEELMRVQPSVAVALGNGSLESPGTLYITSRKLIWLSDVDMAKGYAVDFLSISLHAVSRDPEAYSSPCIYTQIEVEDDEDEEDESDTQSTGALDLSKIREMRLVPSDSTHLDTLFDVFCECAELNPEPIEQEEEGEHNWVFSADQMVVGGGAEEDGEWPISQSPTSVIGLSIGDEGGLAQPMLELQINDQRFDDAEEMVHESETKDH
- the LOC106347209 gene encoding chloride conductance regulatory protein ICln-like isoform X2 — encoded protein: MVVGLREFAHRTGNGSGTPVLDESNGEELMRVQPSVAVALGNGSLESPGTLYITSRKLIWLSDVDMAKGYAVDFLSISLHAVSRDPEAYSSPCIYTQIEVEDDEDEEDESDTQSTGALDLSKIREMRLVPSDSTHLDTLFDVFCECAELNPEPIEQEEEEEGEHNWVFSADQMVVGGGAEEDGEWPISQSPTSVIGLSIGDEGGLAQPMLELQINDQRFDDAEEMVHESETKDH
- the LOC106351807 gene encoding uncharacterized protein LOC106351807 → MAFWSAENATKAYLTTLKQDQRTKEPNVAEFISALAAGNNARKIVVACAGAANADIVVALIAAANQTRGQVVCVLRGIEELIISKKMLEPSEIHQIQFVVGESNDNTLINDHFGEADFVLVDCNLKNHQDIVRKIVNNHEENARTGGGSGVAVVVGYNAFSRGSWRFSDGRKTQFLPIGEGLLVTRVNDNGSYNQKTMKKNNGYHHHHDHVRKSNWVVKVDKCTGEEHVFRVRAPRGEAIIGA